TGGATCATCTCGATTGCGGTATAGATATCTTCAACAGTGTGCGATCGCCCGCAAATCTTCAGTAATTCTGGTTGAAATGCTTGAACACCGAGACTAATGCGATTCACTCCTGCAAGACAATAACCTTGTAACTGTTCTAAGGTAAACGTCCCTGGGTCAATTTCGATCGAAATTTCTGCATCATTGGCGATCCCAAATTGCGATTTGAGCGTATTAATAATTTGTTGCAGTTGATTAATTGATAATAACGACGGAGTTCCACCACCAAAGAAGATCGTTTTGAGTGGTTCACCTGCTGCGGTGGTGTAAGCAATTTCTTGACACAACACTTCTACATAACGCGAAATTGTGCCAGAGTTTTCGCCATGCAGGCGATCGCCCACAACTGATACAGGAAAGTCACAGTAATAGCACCGCCTTCTACAAAAAGGAATATGTATATAGGCAGAGGTTGGCTGACTATAATTAATTACGTTCTTGCTTAAATCTAATTTAGCTAACACGCACTTTTCTACTAAAATTAAAATAATGGTGAATAAGTGTAAATTCTTTTTCTAAAAATTAAATATTTCTTGTAAATTCTTCTCAGATGATGATTGATTTAATATTTGTTTAGCTGTCTGAGGTTTTGGAAATATCAACATCTTCAAGCAGCGGATAGGCATAAAACTAAAGAGTTGAGGTAAATAATTAGAATTAAATATCAAAGCGGAATTATTGTATCTATATCAGTATGAGAAACAACTACAGTAGATAAGAATTTATAAAAGTCTTACTCCTCAAGCTGTGTTAGCCTACAGGATATTGTTGAAAGAAATCTAATGGAGGAAAATCGAAGTACAATAAACTTAGTTTTTTACTCATTATGTTATCTAAGTCACTTATTTCCGTAATGTCATATTAGGAGTAGTGATTTAATACAACAACTGTAAACCTGCGGTGAAGAACACTAAAGATATAATGAAAGTACTCACCCATTTGGTTGAGGAAACAAAAGTTCAGTTGTTGCATCCTGGAAAAACAGACTTGCAACTTAAATATCTTGGATTTGCACAATGCTTGACGCAATTATTATTATTTCATTCATTGTAGCAGGCGCAGGCATAGGTTATTACAGCATAGAACTGCTGCCTGAAAACGTGCAGCAGCAGGTGACTAACGTTGAAGCTTTGCGCTTGGTTTTTGCCGCTTTCGCCGCCTTGATTGGTGGTGCTGGGGGATTGAGTTTCCAAATTAGTTATCGTCGGATCGAGAAACAAGTCAGAGAAATGCCGATTGAGGTAATCTTGACGCGCGCGATCGGCTTAGTTTTGGGGTTACTCATTGCCAATTTAATGTTGGCACCATTATTTTTACTGCCAATTCCTGCGGATTTTAGCTTTATTAAGCCGTTGATCGCAGTGCTGGGCAGTATTATGTTTGCCTTTTCGGGAGTGAGTTTAGCAGATACTCACGGTCCTGCACTACTTAGACTGATTAACTTCCACAATGTTGAGTCGGTATTGCTAGCCGAAGGAACCCTCAAAGCAGCCGCAACAAAAGTTGTTGACACTAGCTGCATTATCGATGGGCGTCTGGAAACACTGCTAGAAACAGGCTTTCTGGAAGGACAAATTTTAGTTCCACAATTTGTTCTACAAGAACTGCAACAACTTGCAGACGGTGCTAAAGATTTAAAACGAATGCGAGGACGTCGAGGATTAGAAATTCTCAATCGTCTAAAAGAAACTTACTCTGATCGCATTTTGATTCATCCTGTGGAATATGACGATATTCCTACTGTAGATGCTAAATTAGTGCGCTTTGCCCAAGAAATTAGTGGTACGTTAATCACAAATGATTACAACTTATCTAAAGTTGCCAGCGTGCAAAAAGTACCAGTATTAAATATCAACGATTTGGTGCAAGCAGTACGCCCTACCTACCTACCTGGCGATAGCATTGATTTGAAAGTTCTCAAAGAAGGCAAAGAACCAAGTCAAGGTGTCGGTTATCTCGAAGATGGCACGATGGTAGTCGTAGAAGAAGGAATTGGTTACGTTGGTGGGGAAGTGAGAGTGATTGTGACAAGTGCTTTACAGACGACTGCAGGACGCATGATTTTCGCCAAACCACAAGCTTCTGCTTTGGCTTAGGGAGACAATTGAATCACCACTATGGCGTTGCGATCGCGAATCAAATATAACCGGTGCAATTAACCTGCACTGGTTTTGTTATTGTACAGAATTTAGGCATTTAGAGGCAAGGAGAGTGCGGGAGATTAGCTAGATACATCCGAACTACTGCCTTAACGCTGTAACGTGGGGCGACTTAAATGCTGGCGATCGCAAAGCGTCTATGTACAAAAATCGCCGCTAAATTGATACACAGACAGGTACTTCCTAGGCATAGTAAAATGTACGTGGGAGCCATGACCATCCCAACCATGAACCAAGTAAATACATGAAATATCATGACTAAAGCAAAAACACTAGCAATTCCAGCAGCTTGCCAAACCTGAGTAAAAGGACGGCACAAAACTGTGAAAATCACTGTCAACGAGGTAGCAGCCAAGTTAGCTGGAACTAGAAACGTACACATGGCAACACAGTAAACGCGTGAGAACTCAGCTAAAGCATTAAAGTCGAACATTGGGTTATTCCAGGTGAAGTTGCCGAGTCTTAAACAGCGCTTTGTTATATACTATAAACTTTAGCAAAACCTTGAAAGATTCACATCCCTAAATAGAAGCAACTATAACTACACAATATTGTTCGGCTTTGAACAGTAACTTGTTTCATATTAGGGTTCTTACTAAAATAGAAACTCAGCAGTCGCCATAAAAAATATGGTAATTGGAGGATACTATTGCCAATTACCATAGGGATTATGATTGTTTTTTGTAAGCATACAGAACCGACTTGCTTAACATTAATGTCTTAGTTCAGAGCCAGATTGAGGCATTTTTGCTCCCCAAAAGGTATTAGAAGATACTATTGCATAGCCCCAATTAAGTAGTCGAAGTATCCACCTGCTTCATTAGCATCTTCAGCAGACATCATTGTGCTAGTAACATTCTTCATCGCACGGACGCTTTCAACCACAGCTTCAATTGGAGTACCCAAAGACCGATACATCTGACGCACACCAATAACCCCAATTTCTTCAATCGGAGTAGCATCACCAGCGACAATAGCATAAGTGATCAAACGCAGATAATAATCCATATCACGTAAGCAAGTTGCAGTCATTTCTCGACCGTAGGCATTACCTCCAGGAGAAACAATATCAGGACGCCTTTGAAATAGTTGGCTTCCAGCTTGCTTAATAATGCGCTCTCGGTTGGCTGTTAACGTCTGGGCAAGGTGTAAGCGACGTTCACCACTCTTAGCTAAAATCTTAATCTGCTCTAACTCACCAGGACTAGGATAGCGAGTTTCAGCATCTGCATTTACAATCAACTTTTTGACAATACTCATTAAAGGATTCCTTTATGTAAAGAATGAAATCAAATCTAGTTAAATCACAACTCAACTGCTTTATTATGTTTTCGTTTACTTAAGCCTAAAAATTTAAAGGCTGTCATTACTAGTAGATTCTAGCTTCTAGTTAGAAACTCATTACTTTATTCAGCAATGTTACGTCTAGCTAATAATTCAACAAAAACATAATTATTTGGTTAAGAAATTAAACAAATAAGAATTCACTGTCTAACTAAGCAATGAATTCTTGTTACCTTTTAACCAAAGTAATTTGCAGAAGCTAGGAGATCATTGTGTAGCCTACCATCTGGCATTTTTGTTCCCCTCAAGTTAGTTCGCTTTAGATTTGCCCCTTTCAAACTAGCCCAATTGAGATTAGCATTGCTTAAATCTGAGCCACTTAAATCTGAGTTTCGTAAGTTGGTTCCGCTCAAATCTACTCCGCTGAGATTTGCTTTAATTAAACTTATTCCTTGCCAGTTTTCTTGCCTAAAATCTCTGTTACCGGCTGCATATCGTTTTAAAACTTCATTGGCATCCATACTGGCTGCCTCACTTATGATTAGCGCGATCGCTATTTATATATTTATTATACATCATAATTAGTAGACTTGCCAAAATAATGATTTTCTTAATCCAATTGATAATAATACTATTTATTTTTTAGCTATATTTACTTTTCATCGTTCTAGACATACATTTTCAAAATTTCCCCTAATAAAATGCTTTGTTGAGAAGGGTTTTAAAATCAAGAGTAAGGAAGCGCGAGTTACAAAAATGAGGCTTATAAACATATTTCAGAGTGTTAACTAATATTTAATAAACCTGAAAGATAGCAGCAAAGGTTACATAAAAGGCAAGATTGCTTATTTATCCCACGCTTACCAACGCTCAGAGTAGGGGACTTCTAACAAACTTGCCTATTATACTTGCGTTCAGGAACTTCCTTTATTTTACAAAGCCCATGTTTAGCAGTTCTTGGGGAGATGCTAGCACGTCAATTGCCACGAAGAAAATCTTGCCTTGAGGATTGAGCAAGAACCGCCATGCTAGATTTATGCTCACACTGTCACCAGCCCAGGGAGTCTGTACTTTACCTGTCACTTTAATCAGAGTGAACCCTCCTTCTGTAGGTTCAGAGATCCCTTGTTCCGGTATCAGTTTAAGTCCGTAGCATTCTTCATGCATATACGCCAGGATGGATTCTTGACCGACAATTGGTTCTTGGAAAGGGGGTTGTAAGGCACCGTCTTCAGCAAATAAAGCCACAGCCTTTTGGAAATCAAAGGCGTTCATATTCTCCATGTAACTCAGCACTGTTTCATTGTTGATGCCTTCAATGTTGATCTGAGTTCGGGGTGCAACTTGTTGAGGAGGAACTGCGGGTTCTTTGATTTTTTGAGTGTCAACTGATGAGGTATATCCCATATTGACAACAATATCTTGTAATACAGTAAGTTGCTGCCCTGGTTCAAGTTGACGAATAGCTTGAAGCACATTCGCTGCTTTCGCAGATAGTTGATAGCCTTCTGGGATAGGGGCAACAATTCCCTGTTTCATCCACTCGCTTAACTGATACCAGAAACCTAATTTGACATTCGTACCGAAAGACGAATAGGTACGACAGATAGGAGTATCAGTATGGTTAACTAAATCGCACATCACTTGCGTTTGCTCTTGCGCAGGCATCTGCTGGATTTGAGTCAGGGTTTTTTCTGCGAAGATCATATTAGCTGCCCCTACAGCAGCAGGAGTGATTGTAACTCCCATCTCGGTATAGACAAACCAAAGTAAAGCTAACTGATCTTCACCACTAAGTTGATTGAATGATTCAACCGTAGCTGGAATTACATTAGCAACTTGAGTATCAGGAAAAATGGAACGTGCAGACTCGATAGTAAACGTCATAATCGAAATTCTCCAAAACGAAATTATATTGATTTGTTAGCAAGGATTAATTTTGTAGCTGTGCAAAATCGAATTGGGATAAAATCCGTTGGGCGATCCCGAATATGCGATCGCCCAACGCCATGGCAGTCTTAATGTGTCAATTGCACTAAGTTGCCGTCTTGAACTTGACTGAGTAGGCTGTGCAGTTTCTCACCCTCGATAACTTCTGTCTCTAACAGTTGAGTAGCGATCGCCTCAAGTAAGTCGCGATTCAGCTTGAGCGTATCCAAAGCTTGACGATGAGCGGTCTCTACAATGTCTTTCACCTCGCGGTCAATTGCCTGCGACGTTTCTTCACTGACCATCCGACGGGGATTGGGCGCACCATCAGTCAAAAACATAGCTTGCTGTCCCTGTTGGTAAGCGAGCGGACCTAACACCTTACTCATACCATACGTTGTCACCATTCGCTCTGCTAAATCAGTCGCCCGTTGCAAATCGTTAGATGCACCAGTCGTGATACTGCCAAATACAATTTCTTCTGCGGATCTGCCACCAAGCAGAGTGGCAATCTGACCTCGGAGTTCAGCTTCGTCTAGAAGAAACCGATCTTCAGTTGGTAGTTGTAAGGTATAACCCAATGCTGCCATCCCGCGGGGTACAATCGAGATTTTCTCAACCCGACCATTTCCCTGCGTTAAAGCACCAACGAGTGCATGACCTACTTCGTGATAAGCAACAATCTTCTTTTCCTTGTCATTAAGAACGCGGCTTTTCTTTTCAAGACCAGCTACCACTCGCTCAATTGCCTCAGCAAAGTCTTTTTGTGCCACAGTTTGACGTTGACTGCGGGCAGCTAATAGTGCCGCTTCATTCACGAGATTTGCGAGATCTGCGCCAGCAAAACCAGGGGTACGAGTTGCGATCGCTCTTAAATTCACGTCCTCACCCAACTTGACTTTTTGGGCATGGATGTTGAGAATTGCCTCACGAGCCGATAAATCAGGGCGATCGACTAAAACTTGACGGTCAAAGCGACCAGGACGCAAGAGTGCAGGGTCTAATACTTCTGGGCGATTGGTTGCTGCTAGGACAATTACAGTAGCATCACCAGCAGCAAACCCATCCATTTCTGCTAACAGTTGGTTGAGCGTTTGTTCGCGCTCATCGTTACCGCCATAAAACCCACCACTGCTACGAGACTTGCCGATCGCATCTAATTCATCAATAAATACGATGCAGGGAGCCTGTTTCTTCGCTTGCTCAAACAGATCGCGCACTCGCGAGGAACCAACGCCGACAAAAAGTTCCACAAATTCACTACCAGAGATACTAAAGAACGGTACTCCTGCTTCTCCTGCGACCGCCTTTGCCAGCAGCGTTTTACCCGTCCCTGGTGGACCTACTAACAGCACACCCTTGGGAATCCGCGCCCCAATTTGGGTATAGCGTCCTGGAGTCTTGAGGAAATCTACAATCTCAACTAATTCAGTCTTGGCTTCCTCAACCCCAGCTACGTCAGTAAAGGTAGTCTTGTCAGATTCTCCTTCTACATAAACTTTGGCTTTGCTCTTACCAATCGAGAGTACACCTTGGGGACCACCCCCACCACGTCTGCTAAAAAACTGCCAAATTGCTACAAAAATTAGCGGGGGAATCACCCAACCCAACAGACTAGTAAACCAGCCATTTTTAGGTGGTGGCGCGGCTGCAAACTCAACGCCTTTCTCTTCTAACAACTTGGGCAAGCTCAAATCAAAAATGGGTGTCGTTGAAAACACGGTTCCAACCTGATCGTCGGCAGTTTTTAATTGAAACCGAATCTGGTTTTGACCAATTTGAGCGCGATCAACTTCTCCCTGCTGCACCTGATGAATAAATAAACTATAGGGAACCGCAGGAATTTGAGGACCAAAGAAACTAGGTAAGATAAAGTTTGCGAGCAAGAGTAATGCAGGTAACGCGAGTAAAATGTTACCAATCAGGCGAGAACGAGAGGTATTAGGTTTTTTAATCGGCATGAATATCACCAATATTTATCATTTAGGTAGCTTTATTTATAGGTATTAAAAATAGCTACATTGCTATCAATGCATATTTGAACTAACGCTGCGGTGTCCAAACAGTTTGCGTGCCTTGACCCCAAGCGCCATCAAATTTTGTGACTTTGACATTCCCTAAAACCTGAGTTTGGCAGGCTAGTCTGCGGTTCTGCGCTAGAGAATGGGGAGGCAGCGATCGCCGAGTGTTTTCGCGCCATTCAGGTTCCGAAACAGTTCCTTCTATCTGAACTGCACAAGTGCCACAAATGCCGAGTCCGTGGCAGTTGATTGCTGAAGTGGCTCCGTTATAAAGTTCTATGCCATTCTCAAGCAATACTTGACGTAAATTAGCCCCTTGAGGGCATTCAAAGGTTTTTCCTTGAGCAGTTATTTTAGGCATATAAGTCAATCTCTATTGGTAGGATTTAGATATTTATTTCGAGTGCAAATGTATCAGTGATTCGGCTTGACTTCGTTTGGGGTTAATTTTATGGCGATCGCTTTCCGAACGAGTATGACGCGAAAAACGAAGTATGAATCCCTTCGGCTTGATACCCCGATCTGGGTAGTCTTTTAAGTCAGTCCAAGAATGCATATATCCGAGACGTTCCATTTCTCTGGCAAATGCACGGTGAGATCCGCGCCCAGGATCGACGATAATGACATCCACTTGACTACTAGAGTGGCGATCAATAAATGAGGATATTAACTCTATATGTTGATGTTCGTATAAAACATCGCTGCCTATGATTAAGTCAAACTTTCCCAAGCTCAGGTTCGCAGTATTCCAATCTCCAGTTTTAAAGCATATTGGAGCTAAAGAGTTCAAAGTCGTATTTTCAAGTAAAAAAGACTGCGCCAGAGGATGGTAGTCGCTAGCCGTAATATCTCCGCCGAGTTGTTTAACTACGATGCTAGGTAGACCAATACCGCAACCAATTTCAAGAATACGTCTTCCTGCAAGTGGCTCCTGAAGCATTACCATAGCCAAAATCTTACTCATTGGCCATATTTGTCCAAACAGAGACCACATAGCTGAGGATATTCCGAGCCGTAGAGCTTCCCCATTTGGATCTGAAAACTGTTGGAGATCGAGTAAGCTTTGAGTTGTATACTCTATGTTGCCAATGCAAATCGTCTCGAATTTTACTTTGTAGTGATGTTGTGAGATGAGGCTAGCTCCAAGGATTAGTTAGATTTAACTGGGTTGATAATCTTCTATGCCATTCTGGAGCAACATAAGATTTAGATATCAGTTTCGAGTTATCAATTCGTTATGCGGCTTTAATCTGCGGTAAAGGGCAATATCTTGCAGATGTATCGGTCAATCTGGAAAAGTATTTACTCCTTCCTAGCGCGATCGACATCAGCAACAGCTTTAGATTATTACCCTAGATACGCCCTCAACGAGAAGTTCTAGCTTTGAGGTGTAAAACCTTGGCGATTCAGACAGATTCCCAACTCAGTTTCTGCTTGACTTAGTTTGGGGTTAGTATTGAGGTGAAAAGCTCTCTCAAGCTGATTATTGCCCATTTCGCCCCAGGCACGCTTGAGGTTTGGCTGGCTGAGTTGCTTGGGTAAGCAACTAATAAGAGCGTCAAAACGTTCACCACCTTTAACAGGCGTTGCGATCGCCGAAACGAAGGAATTAGGCATAGCTAATGCTGAACTGAA
This window of the Chroogloeocystis siderophila 5.2 s.c.1 genome carries:
- a CDS encoding allophycocyanin → MSIVKKLIVNADAETRYPSPGELEQIKILAKSGERRLHLAQTLTANRERIIKQAGSQLFQRRPDIVSPGGNAYGREMTATCLRDMDYYLRLITYAIVAGDATPIEEIGVIGVRQMYRSLGTPIEAVVESVRAMKNVTSTMMSAEDANEAGGYFDYLIGAMQ
- a CDS encoding orange carotenoid-binding protein, which gives rise to MTFTIESARSIFPDTQVANVIPATVESFNQLSGEDQLALLWFVYTEMGVTITPAAVGAANMIFAEKTLTQIQQMPAQEQTQVMCDLVNHTDTPICRTYSSFGTNVKLGFWYQLSEWMKQGIVAPIPEGYQLSAKAANVLQAIRQLEPGQQLTVLQDIVVNMGYTSSVDTQKIKEPAVPPQQVAPRTQINIEGINNETVLSYMENMNAFDFQKAVALFAEDGALQPPFQEPIVGQESILAYMHEECYGLKLIPEQGISEPTEGGFTLIKVTGKVQTPWAGDSVSINLAWRFLLNPQGKIFFVAIDVLASPQELLNMGFVK
- a CDS encoding PIN/TRAM domain-containing protein, whose amino-acid sequence is MLDAIIIISFIVAGAGIGYYSIELLPENVQQQVTNVEALRLVFAAFAALIGGAGGLSFQISYRRIEKQVREMPIEVILTRAIGLVLGLLIANLMLAPLFLLPIPADFSFIKPLIAVLGSIMFAFSGVSLADTHGPALLRLINFHNVESVLLAEGTLKAAATKVVDTSCIIDGRLETLLETGFLEGQILVPQFVLQELQQLADGAKDLKRMRGRRGLEILNRLKETYSDRILIHPVEYDDIPTVDAKLVRFAQEISGTLITNDYNLSKVASVQKVPVLNINDLVQAVRPTYLPGDSIDLKVLKEGKEPSQGVGYLEDGTMVVVEEGIGYVGGEVRVIVTSALQTTAGRMIFAKPQASALA
- a CDS encoding class I SAM-dependent methyltransferase, which encodes MWSLFGQIWPMSKILAMVMLQEPLAGRRILEIGCGIGLPSIVVKQLGGDITASDYHPLAQSFLLENTTLNSLAPICFKTGDWNTANLSLGKFDLIIGSDVLYEHQHIELISSFIDRHSSSQVDVIIVDPGRGSHRAFAREMERLGYMHSWTDLKDYPDRGIKPKGFILRFSRHTRSESDRHKINPKRSQAESLIHLHSK
- a CDS encoding 2Fe-2S iron-sulfur cluster-binding protein, which produces MPKITAQGKTFECPQGANLRQVLLENGIELYNGATSAINCHGLGICGTCAVQIEGTVSEPEWRENTRRSLPPHSLAQNRRLACQTQVLGNVKVTKFDGAWGQGTQTVWTPQR
- a CDS encoding pentapeptide repeat-containing protein — its product is MDANEVLKRYAAGNRDFRQENWQGISLIKANLSGVDLSGTNLRNSDLSGSDLSNANLNWASLKGANLKRTNLRGTKMPDGRLHNDLLASANYFG
- the ftsH4 gene encoding ATP-dependent zinc metalloprotease FtsH translates to MPIKKPNTSRSRLIGNILLALPALLLLANFILPSFFGPQIPAVPYSLFIHQVQQGEVDRAQIGQNQIRFQLKTADDQVGTVFSTTPIFDLSLPKLLEEKGVEFAAAPPPKNGWFTSLLGWVIPPLIFVAIWQFFSRRGGGGPQGVLSIGKSKAKVYVEGESDKTTFTDVAGVEEAKTELVEIVDFLKTPGRYTQIGARIPKGVLLVGPPGTGKTLLAKAVAGEAGVPFFSISGSEFVELFVGVGSSRVRDLFEQAKKQAPCIVFIDELDAIGKSRSSGGFYGGNDEREQTLNQLLAEMDGFAAGDATVIVLAATNRPEVLDPALLRPGRFDRQVLVDRPDLSAREAILNIHAQKVKLGEDVNLRAIATRTPGFAGADLANLVNEAALLAARSQRQTVAQKDFAEAIERVVAGLEKKSRVLNDKEKKIVAYHEVGHALVGALTQGNGRVEKISIVPRGMAALGYTLQLPTEDRFLLDEAELRGQIATLLGGRSAEEIVFGSITTGASNDLQRATDLAERMVTTYGMSKVLGPLAYQQGQQAMFLTDGAPNPRRMVSEETSQAIDREVKDIVETAHRQALDTLKLNRDLLEAIATQLLETEVIEGEKLHSLLSQVQDGNLVQLTH